In the Dictyostelium discoideum AX4 chromosome 6 chromosome, whole genome shotgun sequence genome, TCCacctattttaatttaaaaatttgcaCACtcacaaaatcaaaataaaaaaaaaaaaaaaaaacctggtaaattttttattttttttttttattttttttttttttattttgaaaactTATTCAATCAAAGTTCAGTTGAAATagaatgttattattattaaatatatttttttttttttttttttttttgattttatgagtaattgaatttttttttttttttttttttttttttttcgggTTTTAGagaagtaaaaaaaaaaaaaaaaaaaaaaaaattttaatgagattgggaaaaaaaaaaaaaaaagaataaatcgTAGCTTATCGCCATAATAATTCTataatgtttatttattggCTGGGAAATaaaggaataaaaaaaaaaaaagtggaaagTTATAATATCTTTTGTTTTTCCTATTCCCAACTGATAAAAATAccattttctatttttgaaataaattaattaaaattgtaacCCCCATTTAATGTGAACATTGAGAgaaaaccaataaaaaaaaaaaaaaaaaaaaaaaaaaaattaaaattggaattAAATATTCCTGGTTGGAGTGAAATGGTGAATATTTCATAAAAAATCCGTTTAAAGGTGCAGTTGGTGATTCAcataatgttttatttttattaatattattatgaaaTCCTCCTCAagcattaaaaaaattgttgattACAAAAAAACCTTAAAACTTCAAccagttttaaaaataaaattattattattgttttttttattgatttattgtttttggaATCCTGGtcttttccaaaaaaaaaaacagcaaaaaatttgttttttttttttttcatttttcacattttttttttttttttttattttttatttttttttttttatttttctcaaCACTCAACCAGTCTttgtaactttttttttttattttattttttattttttattattttttttatttttttttttatttttttaaataccatttttttaaaataaaaaaaaaaaaaaaaatattccataatctaacaaataaataaatcaaatagataataataataataattattaaaaaaaaaaaaaaaaaaataaataataataatatttgcaCTCAGAAccaaaaacaattgttttttttttaggccTGGGGTAGgttaaaaatttgaaaattttatttatttttatttttttttatttttttttatttttttgtttttttattttttttatttttattttttcaatattctaatcttttttatttaaaacacattttgtatataaaaaaacatagtttttttattacttttttttttttttatttgttttatattaataatttttttttagatttttaattttttgtttttttttacgaacatttcctaaaaaaaagagaaaaaaaaaaaaaaaaaaaaacaaacaaaaaaaacaatacacACAAACAATACCACCACAACaccaataattataatacctacgaaataatataaataaaaaaaataaaaaaaacactaaAATACAATAATGGGTTTCGATGATGGATCATTCAATAGTCAAAGTTATAGTACTTCatttaatagtttaaataatttctatATTCCTCTTAAccaatcacaacaaccacaacaacaatctcaagtacaacaacaacaaccaccaacaCAACAAGTACAACAAAacaatgaattattatcaagtGGTGGTATTCAAAACAATTCTGATAttgttgtaaataataatccagtATTTCAAAATCTAAACTTAGGTCATTTAGGTgctgataaaattatttatgaaggtatgtaaatttttaaaatttttaaaattttatataaaaaataaataaataaataataatactaattttttttattttattttttttaggtttattaattaaacaaactaaaattttaaagagaTGGGAtccaaaatatttttgtttattaaattcatcacttattaatttttatgatACAACAAAAACTCGTGTTCATCGTGTTTTCTATTTGGatcaaatttcaatttcatacAAGAAAATGGCGACTGATACAGAGATAAAAATatgtttattaattcaagATAGTGGTCGTACTCATTATCTTTATTCACAAATTCCAAATCAAACTGAAGCTTGGATTAATGCTTTAGTTAcacaaaaaaagattttaatgcaagcaaaatcaaatcaattctTAATGAATTCAACTCCATCTTATCCTTCATTCCCATTATCAacttcaccaccaccatattataataacaataataatagtaataatggtaatagttTTGGTATGATGATTGAGCAAGCTCAACAACAAGCTCAACAAcaagcacaacaacaacaagcacaaTTATCACAAtcatatcaacaacaacaacaacaaccatcaGTTGTTAATAATACTTATAACTTTTATTCAtatcaaccacaaccacaaccataTCAACCACAATATAATATTCCAATTGATAGGTCAGTTGatccaaatattttatttaataataatactggtttcattcaacaacaacaacaattacaattacaagCTGCTGCTCagcaacaatatcaacaacaacaacaaccacaacaatctaataataataataataataatgatgttcAATGGATTCAACATAAAGTTTTAACAACTGATACATTGGCTGGTATtgcaattaaatataatactACAATTGAtgtaattaaaagaattaatttaattcaagGTAATAATTGTATTAGTCATCAAACTTTATTGGTACCTTCATCTGGTGTTGTTAATTATCAACCACAACAAGTTCAACAACCAGCCAACTCTGAGGAtgaaagaaagagaaagctCATTCAATTGTTTGCTGTATCTGAAAACATCTCAAAGGAAGAGGCTAGATCTTATTTGGTTAATAATGATTGGGATTTcgcaaaatcaattaaagtgTTTAGAGATGATTTAGATTGGGAATCTaatcaaaaatataattaaaagagaaaaagtGAGAGAAGAAATGTAAAGAAGTAAGATCAACTATTCCTTCTTTTCaattcttttcttctttttcttttttttttattttttttttttctcctatttttatatttaaaataattttcaaattcattttattttctttttattttaattttttttctatcaattttaattaaaagtatTTTACATAtagtataataataattatttttgaaaaagaaataaattaaaataaaaattaaaaaaaaaaaaagaactggaaaaaatataaaagaaaaaaaaaaattttattaaacacttttaaatcaaaacataaaaataataattaataataataataataaattactgtaacaataaaaaaaaaaaaaaaaattcaaacaacaacaccaataatataaaaaaaaaaaataataataataatagtaatcataaaaaaaaaaaaaaaaacgtcGAATTATCCCTATCACTCCCCCTCCATCTCCCCCTTTCTTTCAAAACTGTTCAAACAAATATCGATATTAGATATATTTCTTCagtctaaaaaaaaacaaaaaaaaacaaaaaaaaaaacaaaaaaaataacaattcttgggtatttttatttttttttttttctggaATAACTTgttcaatattaaatattttacaaCTAGTATtatatcaattgataatagatattcatctttttaaatttaattttaaaataataaaaaaaaaaaaaaaaaaggcttGGTTTTCacttacaaaaaaaaaaaatttacaatatctttcttttatttttgtgtttttattttggtgtatgaaaaaaaaaaaaagttttgtttCAACcccatttccattttttttatttttttttaataaaaaattttttaaaaaattattttttattttatatattatttttttagttttactTGAAATATCCtggataaaaaaataaaaaaaaaacaaacaaattgtaaaatagattaaattaattaaaaaaaaattattattggattttcttttatgtcataaaattaaaatacctattccaataaatatttttttttaattgtaaaattacCATCTGCGATTTAATTATGGATAATGGTCCATTTTTatgtttatataaataaaatataattaattaatatcaaattctttatttaatttttgaaaaatccttttaaaaaaaaaaaaaaaaaaaaaactattattaattaccaAGATATTAAGCATcgtaatcaattttaaatttggccttttttttttaatttttttttttttttttttttccatcaATCCAAAaccatcaaaaaataatgatttaatataaaaaatttaataatgataaaattaaataaatcatttttttttaagacgTAATTGTTTTGtgttaatatttaaatatttcttttttttttttttttatttttttattttttttttgggtttaaaaaataattatgaaaATGGGTGAAGTCCGGACTatattcgtttttttttcataatcgcaacataataaaattttttttttttttttttctttttttttttttttttttttttccaccagcccaaatttttttttttttttataaatatttttttttttttttttttttttttttttttttttttgtgtgttcTATTACATaatcaaatatatatataaataattataaaaatggcCGGTGATTTAACTCCttcattatttttgaaatatgGTTTTGGTGGTGCTTTGGTAtgtttaatatattattaaaaaaaaaacacaaaaaaaaaaaaaaaaacacaaaaaaaaaatgttgaaaATCTTACACCACACACAAAAtgatcgtttttttttttttaaattaaattttatttcatataattaatcaaaaattatttaaaacaaaaaaaaaaaaaaaaaaaaaaaatatcatttatttctttgaataaattaatttaatttaaataataataataataataataaatagagTTGTTCAATTACTCACAGTCTTGTAGTCCCACTTGATGTCGTTAAGACTCTCCTCCAAACCAACCCaggtaattattaatataattgacaatcacaatcacaatcaatatatattatataataagaattcataatattaataaataaaaaaaaaaaaaaaaaaaaaaaataattaaaaataaaggtaAATACACTGGTATGATGAACGGTTTCAGCACCGTCATTAAGGAACAAGGTCCATCTGGTTTATTACAAGGTTTAGGACCAACTGCTGTTGGTTATGCCTTACAAGGTTTCTTAAAATTCGGTTTCTATGAAGTCTTCAAAAAGACCTACGCTGATGCTGTTGGTGAAAAAGCCGATCAATTCAGAATCCCAATTTGGTTAGCTGCCTCAGCCACTGCTGAAGTTATTGCTGATATTGCTTTATGCCCAAATGAAGCCGTTCGTATTCGTTTAGTTGCTGAACCAACTTTCGCTAAATCACCAGTTGAAGCTTTCGGTAAAATCTTCAAACAAGAAGGTGTCCTCGGTTTCTACAAAGGTCTCCcaccaattttattaaaagtaaGTAGTtttgtatttaatttatcaataaataaataaatatacatATACTAATAtacactttttatttttattattattatttttattattattattatttaaattggtAATTACAGCAAGGTAtgtgaaatttttaaaagataaattgtaattttttataaatatatatgtaGGTATTTTactaacaacaacaattatcccattttatcaattcaaatttgaacaaatttaaaattataaatagtcCCATACACTATGGCTAAAGTAAGTTggataaaatataatattagaatatttaaaataatagtaatcatattaatattaataataataataatatttttaaaattattttagttCGCTGTTTTCGAATTTACTGCTGAAAACGTTTACAAAGGTTTAGCCGCCAGTGGTAAACCAAAGGAATCATTAACTGATGGTCAAAAACTCTCTGTTTCATTAGGTTCAGGTATTGTTGCAGGTATTGTTGCTGCTATTGTCTCTCAACCAGCTGATACCATTTTATCAAAGATCAATCAAGAAAAGACtgatggtggtgttgttAAAGCAATCGGTAACATCATGAGACGTTTAGGTGTTCGTGGTTTATTCTTAGGTCTCCCAACCAGATGTTTCATGGTTGGTACTCTTACTGCCGGTCAATTCTTCATTTATGATGGTATTAAACAAATGTTAGGTCTCACCCCAGCAaagaaataaacaatttttaaaaaataaataattatttccttttttcagtattaataataataataatataataataataataataataatttatttgttttcttttttttttttttttttttaattgtatattAATTCTAAGTTTTAATAGATATATTAGTTTTAATATATCTCCAATAATTACTCCAACTATCGATaaatccaattaaaaaaaaaaaaaaaacaaagatgATACTCCCAACAATCcattttgtattattttattattggaaattgattgattttatttggtgatgtaaaaataatttgaagtACAATACCtgataataatggttcatctgattcttctttaattatttgtcCTGTGAATGTTaaacattatttattatagaCAAAGAGGTTTTCTGCATTAACAGTAACTGGAATTAGAACGATAGGAGTTATCACAACAACGAAAGATTTTTACACTAACTTAGATCTAAGTTAGTGTAAAAATCGTTCGTTGTTGTGATAACCCGATTCACTAGCATGGTTCCAATGGTAGTACTAGCATGGGTTCAGTGGCAATAACTTGGATCCAATGGCAACTCAAACAAGAATCCCATAACAGCACTAACTTTAATATAATGGCAGCACTGACTAACTCGGATCTAAATAGGGTAATACCACTGCTATAAAAGACTAATTAAGTTTATTCAAATGgtttaatcaaattttttacattaaatttttcttttgtttaatCCATATGCTTAGTTTAATTGACTTccttccaaaaaaaaaaaaatagaataaacaTTCCACCATATTTACCGACCATATTGTAATAGGTCACAGAGGTAGCTAAATTCCAACCATAGGAAGATGTGAAAACTTCTTGTTTTGAAACCGGTTAAAGCTTTTGGAGGATGAGAGTTACAGTTATCGATTTCTGCCATAATATAGGTTCCAGTACTATCAGTATAAGAGTAGTCATCACTTGAAACTGGTGCATAGTAACCAGCTGGTGTAAagtaaatttgataattagTTGGTAAtaacatttgaattattgCAGTTTGGTAAGCTAAAGAAGCTATGGtagaaattttttgaaagtCTAATCCATTGATATTGAGTGAGGATGGATTATTGGTTGGTAAGAAACATAATGCAAAGGTTTTACTCATCATACCCCAATCTTGTAAAAtggtatttttaattctttgagCATTTGccatttcattttcataattttcatttaaatgatCATAGAGTTTACTTAATGTAACTTGATAGGTTGATGGGCCTGAATCATTACTTTCAGCATATAATTCACCAAATTGTACTGCTGACTCACTAATGTTTGCAATTATTGAACCACCAATTGGTATCTCTGAAATAATTGCATAAAAAACACTGGTAATTGCATCGGTGTAATCTCCATTAACAACTTGGTCAGATGACATATCAACATTGATTAAATTTGCCAAGTTTGTTAAATTTGTACTACCTTGACTAAATAATTTACTATAAAAACCAGAATAGTTATCAAATACTAAACGGACATTGATTGCGTAGGTGAGTTcatttttgatttgattttgaacaTATGAAAAATCTTCAGTTGAATGAATTGATGATGGACAAGTTGCATTGGTGACATTAACATAgaaaatttctaaattaaCATTAATACTTGTATAAAGTGATCTAATGTCATCAGTATAACCATTTGTTGCATCATCACTAAGGTATTGATATGATGCTAATAAATCACCACTTGTGTAAGCTGGAAATGGTTCTGGTACTTCACTAACAATTTGGTTTAATGAATAGGTTGGATTTGCAATCCATTGGAAATTAATATCACTAGCACTACTTGGTTGAGCTAATACACAATTAACAGTTGAATCAACTCCAAGTTCACCAACGAATCCAATACATAAATTTGGATAATATTGATTgaatatttgattattttcgtTGATACCCCATTGTTGCATTAGATCATTTGCTTTGTAAACATTGGTATTTAAATGATAGTTTGTTTTACTACCATCAATTGATGGACCAATATCTAATACTAAATTACCATCCAAACGTGATAAAATGTGACCATCGTTTGTCATTTGCCAAATTTGACCTATTGATTTTGCTTGAACTTTATTCATTACTACACTAGTATTATATGatgtactattatttaatacacTTAGACcccaataattattattggaatCCAATTGTTTGCTTTGAAAGTAACCCCAATTACCAGTTGGAATTGGTGCTCTTCTAAAAGTTGTCCATTTTTGAGTTGCGTTTCCATTTAAAGGTGCAACACAAATATTCAAACTGTCGATATCAAGGTATTTACCATTACCTTggttgaattttattatttgtagtaTCAATTGTCCAAATTTGagtttttgaatttgaattaagtTGTACTAATTCAACAAAATAACCACCTGATGAAACATCTAAAACAAAATTACCACTGGATGTAAAGATATGACCATCATCAGAAAGAAGCCATGTTTGAATTGACTCAGATGCTACACATTGGAATGTATTACTGGTTGATAAATAATATGgtgtaatattatttgaacctTTGAATAAACTTTTTGCTACGAATGAGtattttggttttgaacTTGTACTTGtactttttaattgtttttcttcACTTTGATTTGAAGATTTTGAAATATCTTcaatatttatcatttttttatttttaatttttttattttatttatttaaattttttgttttaaaagttatttaatttatttttgagaatgaaaaaaaaaaaaaaaagttttaaagtatttatattttttttttttaagtctattatttttatttatttttttttttaacccatGGTTTAGATCTTTGTTCAAGTCAACACCAACACAGGTGTCAAAATGGAGTGTTATCTTTCACTCATTGCATTTTTTAGGGTTTGtgttttaattggtgaaagtgttaatctttaaaataaaaaaaaaaaaaaaagaaaaaaaaatttaaaaaactgattatcgaaaaaaataaaaatatcttcaaaacaccaaaaaaaaaaaaaaaaaatatataatttatttgataatagatttaaaataataaataattaaaataaaattttaatatattttagttgaaaataattagaGTATCacaaagatttttttttttattttttaaatattggttcatttgaaaaaggattaatacaaattaaatttttgatGACTTTCTcttaaatttttgaaaaaaaaaaaaaaaaaaaaaaaaaatttatttatagtttatttattatttttttttaaaaaaaattaaatataaatgattTGCAACACTTTTATATTAGATATAAACttaagttttttattattattatttttttttaacacttttcaatcctttttttttttaatttcctttttttttttttttttttttttccaaaattcaaaaattcaaACCCTAggtataattatttgttatataattattaaaaatatttttataaaatatatatttttaataattatataacaaataattagATTAATTTTAGTTCAAACGATGAATCAACAATActtcaaaaagaattaaattaccagattatttttgattgaaatttataaatcctTTTTTGAAGTGTTTAGTGTTTGGAATataaacaatcaaataaagatttataatttgaatattcaattatttgttaatttaattctttttttgaaatattgtTGAGTCATCATTTCATCACCTCTActaaaaacaacaacaacaacaacaacaacaacaacaataataatatatagtAATAGTTCAACCTCTATCAGCTACTAAGGTAATCTTTTCGATTCATCTCAACCAACAACACAATCAATCATCCAAACGTCTTCTTCACTGATAAACTTTGTGTACCTGGTTTATGATTAGGCCAAACTCAACAACTCACttcaaataatcaataatattgataCTGGTGCTAACATGATTCATTAGTAGAATGCAATGTTGTGGGTTTCAATGTTCATCATGGCAGTGGAACTTTACAAACCcatattcatttaaatcatttttaaaaaaaatataaaaaataaataataaataataactcACCTATTTACTACTAGTTTATTATTgagaaaaaatataaaaaaaggaaattatattataattacaaataattacgataaatatttaaatactaaaaataatttttgattaaaaataaaaaaaaaaaaaaaaaaacaaaaggtAATTTCGATTTTATTGGACATATCAGTggataattgaattaattataattaactcagaatattttaaaaaagatcgAGTTATCccggaatttttttttttattttctttatttctcTATTCCGTTAAGACCTATCgtagaattaaatttggttgTATTTATAgagaaataaagaaaatataaaaaaaaatgaacttcgaaaaaaaaaaaggaacttcaaaaaaaaaaaactacatataaaaaataaatgtattTGAGACCCggtatttttgatttttttttgtcaatcatactatttattttatttatttatttattatattttttattttaattgtgaataaatgaaaaaaattaaaaaaaaaaaaataatatggccaatgaaaaatttttcCCGAAAAAATTGATCTTTTCCGGGATAACTCgatctttttcaaaataactttttttgttcagaattaattcaattattcacAGAAAGGTCCTTtaccaataatttttattctttttatttaaatattttaatggtGGATGTTGTGGctcaaatacaaatataattaaactTGACATCAAAATTAGTCgtcttcatcatcatataTGTTGTTAATTTACTCAAAtcaagaaataaaataattattttttattatttttattttaaagatattaatcaatatttaatttctttttttatttgggttttttttttactttttattttattttatttattttttaaagatctaattttttttttttttttttttttcgttaacgaataatcaaaaaaaaaaaaaaaattaatttattataaaataaaaataaaaaaattaaaaaaatataaatttccatcattaaaaaacaaaatctgtgtttaaattaattttaaaaattttatttttttttttaataaaattaaataactataaatataaaatttttaattcaaattttcacaaaaaaaaaaaaaaataataaataaatatataataatcaaataaataaaatgacagAAGTAAGGAAATATCTTGTTAGAAAGGTACCTACAAACAAATCTATTCAGACAAGACAAATGCCAGATAGTGATTACAGTTCTCCAGCATTTTATTTATCAGAGGGTTACCCATGTAAAGAGTGGCTTAGAGATAGATTCTACACAGTATTAGTTATAGAATTAAGAGGATTGAATTATCAAAGAACTCATTTGTCAAAATTCGCAAAAGAGTGTTTGTTAACAAGCAATCAACGATGCATATGAACTACACCCAATCCCAGCATTAGCACCATTCATACAGAACTGCATCTGGTTCAGCTCTGAGTTCTATGAAGTTTAATGGGTAAAGACTATCTTCAGTAACTAATTTAACGACgtgaagttttaaaaaatttggacGATGTATACGAACTACACCCAATCATgtcattaaattaattacttAAGAGAGTCTTTACCCATTTAACTTCATTAAACTCAGAGCTGAACCAGATGCAGCACCAGCTGTAGAACCAGCTGAAGATGACGGTGGTGCCATCAACGAAGCAGATGACtttaatgaagatgatggtgCCAAAGACATCATCGAACAACTTCACAATTaaatacaataaataaaaagtttgtcttcaagaaattaaatttttaaatttttaattctttatttttgtttttttttttttttaaaaaattaaatcatttaaaattaaaagaaaaaaaaaattgattattaaacaattatatgtttgttttttattttttattttttttattttacattaTTAACTAAAGAACCtaattcttcaatttcaCATTTGATAACATCACCACTCTTTAAAAAGATTGGATTAGGTTTTCTAATGAAACCAACACCTGAAGGGGTACCAGTGAAAATGATATCACCAGGATTTAAAGtgaataattttgaaagatAAGAAACTACAGTTtgaatattgaaaatgaattctTTGGTTGTAGAATTTTGAACTACTTGACCATTGAGAGTACATTTGATTGAGAGATTATTCGGGTCGAAATAAGTATCATCAGATAATGCAGCGACTTCAGGATTGATAACTATTGATGGACCAATTGGGGCGAATGTATCAAAAGTCTTACCAAGTAACCATTGTGAGTTATTCTTACGTAGTTGCCAATCTCTAGCGGATACATCATTACCAACGGTATAGCCTGCAACATATTGTAATGCATCAGATTCTGATACGTTCTTTGCTTGTTTACCAATCACCACCACTAATTCAACCTCATAGTCTACTTCATCACTTTCGACTGGTTTAATGATTGAGTCGTTTGGACCACAAATTGCATTGTCAAACTTTGAGAATACAATTGGTTCTTTCGGAATTGCCATCTTTGCTTCATTTGCATGctctttataatttaaaccaATACAAATAATCTTACCTGGTTCAATTGGTgctttaattttacaattttcaattggtattcttctattattaatattattaattacctaaataataaaaataataataataattataaatgttaataaaataaaataaaaaataaaaaaaaaaaaagaaaagaattaataattttgacaTAGGTTCATACATTTATAACTTTTGACCATTTATCagttgaatttaaagataaaaatgaaCGCATATCATTTGGTATGCTTTTATCAGCTGAACATAAATCTATAATACTATTTTCTAATAATGCACCTAACCTTTTACTTTGTTCACCAACATTTGGTATATAAGTgactaatttaattaatccaAAATTTGCtctattcatttttatatgttattacaattaaatatatatatatatatataaaatgatttttatgttttatttaaagttggaataaatatgtttttgca is a window encoding:
- the mcfN gene encoding mitochondrial substrate carrier family protein yields the protein MAGDLTPSLFLKYGFGGALSCSITHSLVVPLDVVKTLLQTNPGKYTGMMNGFSTVIKEQGPSGLLQGLGPTAVGYALQGFLKFGFYEVFKKTYADAVGEKADQFRIPIWLAASATAEVIADIALCPNEAVRIRLVAEPTFAKSPVEAFGKIFKQEGVLGFYKGLPPILLKQVPYTMAKFAVFEFTAENVYKGLAASGKPKESLTDGQKLSVSLGSGIVAGIVAAIVSQPADTILSKINQEKTDGGVVKAIGNIMRRLGVRGLFLGLPTRCFMVGTLTAGQFFIYDGIKQMLGLTPAKK
- the cupD gene encoding calcium up-regulated protein, with the translated sequence MINIEDISKSSNQSEEKQLKSTSTSSKPKYSFVAKSLFKGSNNITPYYLSTSNTFQCVASESIQTWLLSDDGHIFTSSGNFVLDVSSGGYFVELVQLNSNSKTQIWTIDTTNNKIQPSNGKYLDIDSLNICVAPLNGNATQKWTTFRRAPIPTGNWGYFQSKQLDSNNNYWGLSVLNNSTSYNTSVVMNKVQAKSIGQIWQMTNDGHILSRLDGNLVLDIGPSIDGSKTNYHLNTNVYKANDLMQQWGINENNQIFNQYYPNLCIGFVGELGVDSTVNCVLAQPSSASDINFQWIANPTYSLNQIVSEVPEPFPAYTSGDLLASYQYLSDDATNGYTDDIRSLYTSINVNLEIFYVNVTNATCPSSIHSTEDFSYVQNQIKNELTYAINVRLVFDNYSGFYSKLFSQGSTNLTNLANLINVDMSSDQVVNGDYTDAITSVFYAIISEIPIGGSIIANISESAVQFGELYAESNDSGPSTYQVTLSKLYDHLNENYENEMANAQRIKNTILQDWGMMSKTFALCFLPTNNPSSLNINGLDFQKISTIASLAYQTAIIQMLLPTNYQIYFTPAGYYAPVSSDDYSYTDSTGTYIMAEIDNCNSHPPKALTGFKTRSFHIFLWLEFSYLCDLLQYGR
- the fahd2 gene encoding Fumarylacetoacetate hydrolase domain-containing protein (Similar to FAA); translation: MNRANFGLIKLVTYIPNVGEQSKRLGALLENSIIDLCSADKSIPNDMRSFLSLNSTDKWSKVINVINNINNRRIPIENCKIKAPIEPGKIICIGLNYKEHANEAKMAIPKEPIVFSKFDNAICGPNDSIIKPVESDEVDYEVELVVVIGKQAKNVSESDALQYVAGYTVGNDVSARDWQLRKNNSQWLLGKTFDTFAPIGPSIVINPEVAALSDDTYFDPNNLSIKCTLNGQVVQNSTTKEFIFNIQTVVSYLSKLFTLNPGDIIFTGTPSGVGFIRKPNPIFLKSGDVIKCEIEELGSLVNNVK